The Coffea arabica cultivar ET-39 chromosome 4e, Coffea Arabica ET-39 HiFi, whole genome shotgun sequence genome includes a window with the following:
- the LOC140005675 gene encoding zinc finger BED domain-containing protein RICESLEEPER 3-like has product MAIAAILDPRQKMRVVEFAFPQMFPSFEAQEHIFSVKKALFELYDEYADLNATGNENAVHSCASEGPQKNATSSSRWVDFDEYCDEMETTEPQKSELVDYLEKARLKTGSNPNAYDCLEWWKSNRVAYPILSEMAADILAIPVTTVASEATFSAGTRVIDSYRASLHPDTVQVLLCAGDWCRKLHGISKKVKLEEAKTRPFRLTQAIPGSKSLDYNIDLTFEASGLANSMISVTWE; this is encoded by the exons GAGAGTTGTTGAGTTTGCCTTCCCTCAAATGTTTCCATCTTTTGAGGCACAAGAACATATTTTCAGCGTGAAGAAAGCTTTATTTGAGCTTTATGATGAGTATGCAGATTTGAATGCAACTGGAAATGAAAATGCAGTCCACTCATGTGCTTCAGAAGGGCCACAAAAAAATGCAACATCTTCTTCTAGGTGGGTTGACTTTGATGAGTACTGTGACGAAATGGAGACTACTGAGCCACAAAAATCTGAATTGGTGGATTATTTAGAAAAGGCTCGCCTAAAGACTGGTTCCAACCCAAATGCCTATGATTGTTTGGAGTGGTGGAAAAGCAATAGGGTTGCGTATCCAATATTGTCCGAAATGGCGGCTGACATCTTGGCTATTCCTGTAACTACAGTGGCATCTGAGGCCACATTTAGTGCCGGAACTCGAGTTATTGATAGCTATCGTGCTTCCCTTCATCCAGATACGGTTCAAGTGTTGTTGTGTGCAGGGGACTGGTGTAGAAAGCTTCACGGGATCTCAAAGAAAGTGAAA TTGGAGGAAGCCAAGACAAGGCCATTTCGCTTGACACAAGCTATCCCTGGGTCCAAGTCCTTGGACTACAACATAGATTTAACATTCGAGGCATCAGGGCTTGCTAACTCCATGATATCAGTTACATGGGAATGA